In one Rutidosis leptorrhynchoides isolate AG116_Rl617_1_P2 chromosome 8, CSIRO_AGI_Rlap_v1, whole genome shotgun sequence genomic region, the following are encoded:
- the LOC139861347 gene encoding probable transcriptional regulator SLK2, which yields MGSSRLNGRMPQSPSSSGIFFEGDEQSHALRSSYLSSYGNMYSNMVPVSGGAANGNSGPGSSVTDANSGLSGGNPSLKRSASINAESYARLPASPLSFNSNNFSISGSSVLDGSSPVQQGLQQGASTATSVPNPRNGQGLMFNGSFNPDRDNLMQKRPRLDLRPEDILQQQTIRQLLQRQDPMQLQNPNNQLQLLYHQQQLLQSLSPMQRAQLVQQQQQQVNSRQVFPQQSLQPATPVNRSIDNTVCSRRLMQYLFHQRHRPADINFWKKFVAEYYSPRAKQRWCFSVHNNVGHHQSGVFSPENTDVWHCSICRSKSGRGFEAAFEILPRLNDIKFGCGVIDELWFLDSPRECRFSSGIMMLEYGKAIQESVYEQLRVVHEGRLKVIFTPDLKILSWEFCSWRHEELLPRRLLASQVNKMLEVAQKCQSAIAESGSGGVSQQDLQTSSNMLVTAGRQLARSLESQSLNDLGFTKRHVRCLQIAEVVSSMKDLMDVTKGTNVGPIEALKRFTRDTSVAKLQMQKMQQGIQPTLSGIQSIPNDRNALGGLVAIQPGVNSSMNNNFQAGSSSQGAPILSNYQNTFMKQNMINLDSQVNRSQYQGLPLQNNNGKIPSGIFQVQQSQNQNQMIQQVMKGTSDDNNNGSGAKPSSSGQSGCGLTRSNSFKAGGSGSHSDSCAGGEKAPDLPHVSDVFQDIISEFTENGFFNNDELAGKHDW from the exons ATGGGGTCATCAAGGTTAAATGGAAGGATGCCTCAATCACCATCTAGCTCTGGCATTTTCTTTGAAGGAGATGAACAGTCTCATGCTTTAAGAAGTTCTTATTTGAGCTCCTACGGAAATATGTATTCTAATATGGTTCCTGTTTCTGGGGGCGCAGCTAATGGTAATTCAGGGCCGGGCTCATCGGTCACAGATGCTAACTCGGGACTTTCAGGAGGCAATCCATCACTCAAACGAAGTGCAAGTATCAATGCAGAATCGTATGCGCGGTTGCCTGCCTCGCCGTtgtcattcaactcaaataatttCAGCATTTCAGGTTCTTCGGTTTTAGACGGCTCGTCCCCAGTGCAGCAGGGTCTTCAACAAGGAGCTTCTACTGCGACATCTGTGCCTAATCCAAGAAATGGGCAGGGTTTGATGTTTAACGGGTCGTTTAATCCAGATCGTGATAACTTAATGCAAAAGAGACCTCGACTTGATCTCAGGCCTGAAGATATACTGCAGCAGCAAACTATAAGACAGTTGTTGCAAAGACAAGATCCTATGCAGTTACAAAACCCAAACAATCAGTTACAATTGTTATATCATCAACAGCAGTTGTTGCAGTCTCTGTCACCAATGCAACGAGCACAACttgttcaacaacaacaacaacaggttaATTCAAGGCAAGTTTTTCCACAACAGAGCTTGCAACCTGCAACTCCTGTAAACCGATCCATTGATAACACTGTGTGTTCAAGAAGACTCATGCAATACCTATTTCATCAGCGACATCGGCCAGCT GACATAAATTTCTGGAAGAAGTTTGTGGCAGAATACTACTCTCCCCGTGCAAAGCAAAGATGGTGCTTTTCTGTTCATAATAATGTTGGGCATCACCAGTCAGGTGTATTCTCCCCGGAAAATACG GATGTATGGCATTGTAGCATCTGTAGGTCAAAATCTGGACGAGGATTTG AGGCTGCCTTTGAAATACTGCCAAGGCTTAATGATATCAAGTTTGGTTGTGGTGTTATCGATGAGCTTTGGTTTCTGGATTCACCTCGGGAATGTAGATTTTCATCTGGTATAATGATGTTGGAGTATGGAAAAGCAATCCAAGAGAGTGTTTATGAGCAACTTCGTGTGGTTCATGAGGGTCGGCTTAAAGTTATTTTCACCCCTGATTTAAAG ATACTAAGTTGGGAATTCTGCTCATGGCGCCATGAGGAGCTACTTCCTCGTCGACTCCTTGCTTCTCAG GTGAATAAGATGTTAGAAGTTGCCCAGAAATGTCAGTCTGCAATCGCTGAAAGTGGATCTGGTGGCGTTTCACAACAAGATTTGCAGACTAGCAGCAATAT GCTTGTGACAGCTGGAAGGCAACTTGCCAGGAGCTTGGAGTCACAGTCATTAAATGATTTGGGATTTACTAAAAGACATGTGAGGTGCTTacag ATAGCTGAAGTTGTCAGTAGCATGAAGGACTTGATGGATGTTACCAAAGGAACTAATGTTGGTCCCATTG AGGCTTTAAAAAGGTTTACTCGAGACACAAGTGTAGCCAAATTGCAAatgcaaaagatgcagcagggaataCAACCAACGTTGTCTGGTATTCAGAGTATTCCGAATGACCGAAACGCCCTCGGTGGTTTAGTTGCAATACAACCAGGAGTTAACAGCTCGATGAATAATAACTTTCAAGCTGGCAGCAGCAGCCAAGGAGCTCCGATACtctcaaattaccaaaataccttTATGAAACAGAACATGATCAATTTAGACTCTCAAGTTAACAGATCTCAATATCAAGGTTTGCCTTTGCAGAATAACAATGGTAAAATTCCAAGTGGGATATTTCAAGTCCAACAGAGCCAGAACCAAAATCAGATGATTCAACAAGTGATGAAGGGTACGTCGGATGATAACAACAATGGATCAGGGGCAAAACCATCAAGTTCTGGGCAGAGTGGTTGCGGGCTAACCAGAAGTAACAGTTTTAAAGCTGGTGGTTCAGGTTCACACAGTGACTCATGTGCAGGTGGTGAGAAAGCACCTGATTTGCCTCATGTGTCGGACGTTTTCCAGGATATAATTAGCGAGTTCACAGAGAATGGGTTCTTCAACAACGATGAGCTGGCTGGAAAGCATGACTGGTGA